The proteins below come from a single Oncorhynchus keta strain PuntledgeMale-10-30-2019 unplaced genomic scaffold, Oket_V2 Un_contig_954_pilon_pilon, whole genome shotgun sequence genomic window:
- the LOC127927128 gene encoding tripartite motif-containing protein 16-like isoform X1 has protein sequence MAQQGVLLDQDQFCCSVCLDLLKEPVTIPCGHSYCRSCIEGCWDQDVLKGVYSCPQCRETFTPRPNLRKNNMLAEVVEKLKKTGLQAVPPPALCYAGPGDVVCDFCTGTRKQKALMSCLVCLASYCETHLQPHYESPALKKHKLVKATAQLQEKICSHHDKLLEVYCRTDQQCICYQCVMDEHKGHDTVSAAAERTEKQRQLGMSQQKVQQRFQEREKELKELQQAVKSFKRYQSLSSISVSSDLPSIVVRPLQYFGDVSKTVSELREKIEDFLKGEWTKISTTVNIVGVVLPPEPKTREQLLQYSCQLTLDPNTAYTHLSLSKGNRKVTYTDQVQPYPDHPDRFTNWCQVLCREGLSGCCYWEVERTGDVDTAVSYKDISRTETDGGFGYNNKSWSLECSRGGYWFRHNNVETKVSGPQSSRVGVYLDHKAGTLSFYSVSDTMTLLHRVQTTFTQPLYPGIHLSSTAELVKL, from the exons ATGGCTCAGCAAGGAGTTCTGCTGGACCAGGACCAgttctgttgttctgtctgtctggatctaCTGAAGGAGCCGGTCACTATTCCCTGTGGACACAGTTACTGTAGGAGCTGTATTGAGGGCTGCTGGGATCAGGATGTTCTGAAAGGGGTCTATAGCTGTCCTCAGTGCAGAGAGACCTTCACTCCAAGGCCTAATCTGAGGAAAAATAACATGTTGGCTGAGGTGGTTGAGAAACTGAAGAAGACAGGACTCCAGGCTGTTCCCCCTCCTGCTCTGTGCTATGCTGGACCTGGAGATGTGGTGTGTGATTTCTGCACTGGGACCAGAAAGCAGAAAGCCCTCATGTCCTGTCTGGTGTGTCTGGCCTCTTACTGTGAGACTCACCTCCAACCTCACTATGAATCTCCTGCTTTGAAAAAGCACAAGCTGGTCAAAGCCACCGCACAACTACAGGAGAAGATCTGCTCTCATCATGACAAACTGCTGGAGGTTTACTGTCGTACCGATCAGCAGTGtatctgttatcagtgtgtgaTGGATGAACATAAAGGCCATGATACAGTGTCAGCTGCAGCAGAGAGGACTGAGAAACAG AGGCAGCTGGGGATGAGTCAGCAGAAGGTCCAGCAGAGattccaggagagagagaaggagctgaAGGAGCTCCAACAGGCTGTGAAGTCTTTCAAG aggtatcagtctctctccagtatcagTGTATCTTCAGACTTACCCAGCATCGTTGTCCGTCCTCTTCAGTACTTTGGAGATGTGAGTAAGACTGTGTCTGAACTGAGAGAGAAAATAGAAGACTTCCTTAAAGGAGAATGGACCAAGATCTCCACTACAG tgaATATAGTGGGTGTTGTACTGCCTCCAGAGCCCAAGACCAGAGAACAGTTGTTACAAT ATTCCTGTCAGCTCACACTGGACCCAAACACAgcatacacacacctctctctgtctaaaGGGAACAGAAAGGTGACCTATACAGACCAAGTCCAACCATATCCTGACCATCCAGACAGATTCACCAACTGGTGTCAGGTTCTGTGTAGAGAGGGTCTGTCTGGATGCTGTTACTGGGAGGTGGAGAGGACTGGTGATGTTGATACAGCAGTCTCATATAAAGACATCAGCAGAACAGAGACAGATGGTGGATTTGGATACAATAACAAGTCCTGGAGTTTAGAGTGCTCTAGAGGTGGTTATTGGTTCAGACACAATAATGTTGAGACTAAAGTATCAGGCCCTCAGTCCTCCAGAGTAGGAGTGTACCTGGATCACAAGGCAGGTACTCTGTCCTTCTACAGTGTCTCTGACACAATGACCCTCCTCCACAGAGTCCAGACCACATTCACTCAGCCCCTCTATCCTGGGATTCATCTCTCTAGTACtgctgagctggttaaactgtag
- the LOC127927128 gene encoding E3 ubiquitin/ISG15 ligase TRIM25-like isoform X2: MAQQGVLLDQDQFCCSVCLDLLKEPVTIPCGHSYCRSCIEGCWDQDVLKGVYSCPQCRETFTPRPNLRKNNMLAEVVEKLKKTGLQAVPPPALCYAGPGDVVCDFCTGTRKQKALMSCLVCLASYCETHLQPHYESPALKKHKLVKATAQLQEKICSHHDKLLEVYCRTDQQCICYQCVMDEHKGHDTVSAAAERTEKQRQLGMSQQKVQQRFQEREKELKELQQAVKSFKEGGE; this comes from the exons ATGGCTCAGCAAGGAGTTCTGCTGGACCAGGACCAgttctgttgttctgtctgtctggatctaCTGAAGGAGCCGGTCACTATTCCCTGTGGACACAGTTACTGTAGGAGCTGTATTGAGGGCTGCTGGGATCAGGATGTTCTGAAAGGGGTCTATAGCTGTCCTCAGTGCAGAGAGACCTTCACTCCAAGGCCTAATCTGAGGAAAAATAACATGTTGGCTGAGGTGGTTGAGAAACTGAAGAAGACAGGACTCCAGGCTGTTCCCCCTCCTGCTCTGTGCTATGCTGGACCTGGAGATGTGGTGTGTGATTTCTGCACTGGGACCAGAAAGCAGAAAGCCCTCATGTCCTGTCTGGTGTGTCTGGCCTCTTACTGTGAGACTCACCTCCAACCTCACTATGAATCTCCTGCTTTGAAAAAGCACAAGCTGGTCAAAGCCACCGCACAACTACAGGAGAAGATCTGCTCTCATCATGACAAACTGCTGGAGGTTTACTGTCGTACCGATCAGCAGTGtatctgttatcagtgtgtgaTGGATGAACATAAAGGCCATGATACAGTGTCAGCTGCAGCAGAGAGGACTGAGAAACAG AGGCAGCTGGGGATGAGTCAGCAGAAGGTCCAGCAGAGattccaggagagagagaaggagctgaAGGAGCTCCAACAGGCTGTGAAGTCTTTCAAG gagggaggagagtag